A region from the Coturnix japonica isolate 7356 chromosome 28, Coturnix japonica 2.1, whole genome shotgun sequence genome encodes:
- the NDUFA13 gene encoding NADH dehydrogenase [ubiquinone] 1 alpha subcomplex subunit 13, translated as MAAQKVKQDMPPPGGYGPIDYKRHLPRRGLSGYSLFALGIGSLLLGYYTIIKWNRERRRLQIEDLEARIALMPLLQAEADRRTLRIMRQNLDEEAKIMKDVPGWKVGESMFHTDRWVPPTLDELYYLRPAAEMDNEKFGLQYYV; from the exons ATGGCGGCGCAGAAGGTGAAGCAGGACATGCCCCCACCGGGGGGCTACGGCCCCATCGATTACAAACGGCACCTCCCTCGTCGAGGCCTTTCAGGTTACAGCCTCTTCGCTCTGGGCATCGGCAGCCTCCTGCTGGGTTACTACACCATCATCAAGTGGAACAGGGAGCGCAG GCGGCTGCAGATCGAGGACCTGGAGGCTCGTATCGCTTTAATGCCGCTGCTCCAGGCGGAGGCGGATCGCAG AACCCTCCGCATCATGAGGCAGAACCTGGACGAGGAGGCCAAGATCATGAAGGATGTTCCTGGTTGGAAG gttgGTGAGTCCATGTTCCACACCGACCGCTGGGTTCCCCCGACGTTGGACGAGCTCTATTACCTGCGTCCAGCTGCTGAGATGGACAACGAGAAGTTTGGGCTGCAGTATTATGTCTAA